From the genome of Glycine max cultivar Williams 82 chromosome 2, Glycine_max_v4.0, whole genome shotgun sequence, one region includes:
- the SBP2 gene encoding sucrose-binding protein 2 precursor (The RefSeq protein has 1 substitution compared to this genomic sequence) — translation MATRAKLSLAIFLFFLLALISNLALGKLKETEVEEDPELVTCKHQCQQQRQYTESDKRTCLQQCDSMKQEREKQVEEETREKEEEHQEQHEEEEDENPYVFEEDKDFSTRVETEGGSIRVLKKFTEKSKLLQGIENFRLAILEARAHTFVSPRHFDSEVVLFNIKGRAVLGLVRESETEKITLEPGDMIHIPAGTPLYIVNRDENEKLLLAMLHIPVSTPGKFEEFFGPGGRDPESVLSAFSWNVLQAALQTPKGKLERLFNQQNEGSIFKISRERVRALAPTKKSSWWPFGGESKAQFNIFSKRPTFSNGYGRLTEVGPDDEKSWLQRLNLMLTFTNITQRSMSTIHYNSHATKIALVMDGRGHLQISCPHMSSRSDSKHDKSSPSYHRISADLKPGMVFVVPPGHPFVTIASNKENLLIICFEVNVRDNKKFTFAGKDNIVSSLDNVAKELAFNYPSEMVNGVSERKESLFFPFELPSEERGRRAVA, via the exons ATGGCGACCAGAGCCAAGCTTTCTTTAGctatcttccttttctttcttttagccTTGATTTCAAACCTAGCCTTGGGCAAACTTAAAGAAACCGAGGTCGAAGAAGATCCCGAGCTCGTAACATGCAAACACCAGTGCCAACAGCAACGGCAATACACTGAGAGTGACAAGCGAACATGCTTGCAACAATGTGACAGTATGAAGCAAGAGCGAGAGAAACAAGTCGAAGAGGAAACTCGcgagaaggaagaagaacatCAAGAGCAGCATGAGGAGGAGGAAGACGAAAATCCCTACGTTTTTGAAGAAGATAAGGATTTTTCGACCAGAGTCGAAACAGAAGGTGGCAGCATTCGGGTTCTCAAGAAGTTCACTGAGAAATCCAAGCTTCTTCAAGGCATTGAGAATTTCCGTTTGGCCATCTTAGAAGCTAGAGCACACACGTTCGTGTCCCCACGCCACTTTGATTCCGAGGTTGTCTTGTTCAACATTAAGG GGAGAGCCGTACTTGGGTTGGTGAGGGAAAGTGAAACAGAAAAAATCACCCTAGAACCTGGAGACATGATACACATACCAGCAGGCACACCACTGTACATCGTTAACAGAGATGAGAATGAGAAGCTCCTCCTTGCCATGCTCCATATACCTGTCTCTACTCCTGGAAAATTTGAg GAATTTTTCGGGCCTGGAGGACGAGACCCAGAATCGGTCCTCTCAGCATTCAGCTGGAATGTGCTGCAAGCTGCGCTCCAA ACCCCAAAAGGAAAGTTAGAAAGGCTTTTTAATCAACAGAACGAGGGaagtattttcaaaataagcAGAGAACGGGTGCGTGCGTTGGCCCCCACCAAGAAAAGCTCTTGGTGGCCATTCGGCGGCGAATCCAAGGCTCAATTCAATATTTTCAGCAAGCGTCCCACTTTCTCCAACGGATATGGCCGTTTAACTGAAGTTGGTCCTGATGATGAAAAGAGTTGGCTTCAAAGACTCAACCTCATGCTTACCTTTACCAACATCACCCAG AGATCTATGAGTACTATTCACTACAACTCACATGCAACGAAGATAGCACTGGTGATGGATGGTAGAGGGCATCTTcaaatatcatgtccacacatGTCATCAAGGtcagactcaaagcatgataagAGTAGCCCCTCATACCATAGAATCAGTGCGGACTTGAAGCCTGGAATGGTGTTTGTTGTCCCTCCTGGTCATCCCTTCGTCACTATAGCTTCCAATAAAGAGAATCTCCTCATAATTTGCTTCGAGGTTAACGTTCGAGACAACAAGAAGTTTACGTTTGCAG GGAAGGACAACATTGTGAGCTCTCTGGACAACGTAGCTAAGGAGCTGGCCTTTAACTATCCTTCTGAGATGGTGAACGGAGTCTTCGAAAGAAAGGAGAGTCTCTTTTTCCCCTTCGAGTTGCCGAGCGAGGAGCGTGGTCGTCGCGCTGTTGCGTGA
- the LOC100789294 gene encoding 50S ribosomal protein L24 isoform X2: MGWKAAEKLIRHWKILRGDNVMITRGKDKGETGIIKRVIRSQNRVIVESKNLVKKHIKQGQGHEGGIFTVEAPLHASNVQVLDPVTGKPCKVGVKYLEDGTKVRVSRGIGTSGSIVPRPEILKIRTTPRPAVLGPKNTPMNLVLEKTCNAKTGRGMPEL; this comes from the exons ATGGGTTGGAAAGCAGCTGAGAAACTCATTAGGCACTGGAAAATTCTCAGAGGAGATAAT GTTATGATAACAAGGGGCAAAGATAAGGGTGAGACCGGGATTATAAAGCGTGTCATTCGCTCTCAAAATCGTGTCATTGTAGAGAGTAAAAACCTG GTAAAGAAGCATATAAAGCAAGGGCAAGGTCATGAAGGGGGCATCTTTACAGTGGAAGCCCCACTGCATGCCTCCAATGTGCAAGTTCTTGACCCAGTGACAGG CAAGCCTTGCAAGGTTGGAGTTAAATATCTTGAAGATGGTACTAAAGTCAGAGTGTCCAGAGGAATAGGAACCTCAGGGTCCATAGTCCCTCGTCCTGAGATTTTAAAGATAAGAACTACCCCAAGACCTGCAGTCC TTGGTCCTAAAAATACTCCTATGAATCTTGTGCTAGAGAAGACTTGCAATGCTAAAACAGGACGGGGCATGCCTGAACTTTAA
- the LOC100789294 gene encoding 50S ribosomal protein L24 isoform X1 produces the protein MKCLQCAKAQLYLDQMTKLLRLLPFLLEAHKSAGTSCMGWKAAEKLIRHWKILRGDNVMITRGKDKGETGIIKRVIRSQNRVIVESKNLVKKHIKQGQGHEGGIFTVEAPLHASNVQVLDPVTGKPCKVGVKYLEDGTKVRVSRGIGTSGSIVPRPEILKIRTTPRPAVLGPKNTPMNLVLEKTCNAKTGRGMPEL, from the exons ATGAAATGCCTGCAATGTGCAAAG GCCCAGCTCTACTTGGATCAAATGACCAAACTCCTCCGCCTATTGCCTTTTCTCCTTGAAGCCCACAAG AGTGCAGGAACATCCTGTATGGGTTGGAAAGCAGCTGAGAAACTCATTAGGCACTGGAAAATTCTCAGAGGAGATAAT GTTATGATAACAAGGGGCAAAGATAAGGGTGAGACCGGGATTATAAAGCGTGTCATTCGCTCTCAAAATCGTGTCATTGTAGAGAGTAAAAACCTG GTAAAGAAGCATATAAAGCAAGGGCAAGGTCATGAAGGGGGCATCTTTACAGTGGAAGCCCCACTGCATGCCTCCAATGTGCAAGTTCTTGACCCAGTGACAGG CAAGCCTTGCAAGGTTGGAGTTAAATATCTTGAAGATGGTACTAAAGTCAGAGTGTCCAGAGGAATAGGAACCTCAGGGTCCATAGTCCCTCGTCCTGAGATTTTAAAGATAAGAACTACCCCAAGACCTGCAGTCC TTGGTCCTAAAAATACTCCTATGAATCTTGTGCTAGAGAAGACTTGCAATGCTAAAACAGGACGGGGCATGCCTGAACTTTAA